A region of Candidatus Dormiibacterota bacterium DNA encodes the following proteins:
- a CDS encoding dioxygenase — protein MRRFLAFAAVLPLLAACAEGGRSYAPTSPAPAVTQAAAAADKSAEAPSCSGRPTPAQTEGPYFKSGSPERASLLESGLPGGQLLLSGRVFDVQCRPLSGVVLDFWQADASGRYDNAGYRLRGHQSTTADGRYTLRTVIPGEYPGRTEHIHVKVAAPGKPVLTTQLYFPGVARNSSDSIFDPALLIRLDDGAPTRGGAFDFVSPS, from the coding sequence ATGAGGCGGTTCCTGGCCTTCGCTGCCGTGCTGCCGCTGCTGGCCGCCTGCGCCGAAGGTGGGCGATCCTACGCGCCGACCTCGCCGGCGCCCGCCGTTACCCAGGCAGCCGCGGCCGCGGACAAGTCGGCCGAGGCGCCGAGCTGCTCCGGCAGGCCGACGCCGGCCCAGACGGAGGGTCCCTACTTCAAGTCGGGATCCCCGGAGCGTGCCTCACTGCTCGAGTCCGGCCTGCCCGGCGGCCAGCTTCTGCTGAGCGGGCGCGTGTTCGACGTGCAGTGCCGGCCGCTGAGCGGCGTCGTGCTTGACTTCTGGCAGGCCGACGCCTCCGGCCGGTACGACAACGCCGGCTACCGTCTGCGCGGGCACCAGTCGACCACCGCGGACGGCCGTTACACCCTGAGGACGGTGATCCCTGGCGAGTACCCTGGCCGCACCGAGCACATCCACGTAAAGGTCGCGGCGCCGGGCAAGCCGGTCCTCACCACCCAGCTCTACTTTCCGGGCGTGGCCAGGAACAGCAGCGACTCCATCTTCGATCCGGCTCTGCTCATTCGGCTCGACGATGGCGCCCCTACGCGCGGCGGCGCCTTCGACTTCGTGAGCCCGAGCTGA